One Paenibacillus riograndensis SBR5 DNA segment encodes these proteins:
- a CDS encoding phosphocarrier protein HPr, translating into MVKKTFTVTDELGIHTRPASILVQAASKYNTEVNIEYNGRTVNLKSIVGVMSLGVPQGAQIQIAAAGSDADKAIEGIEEALKKEGLGEPCEIS; encoded by the coding sequence ATGGTGAAAAAAACATTTACTGTAACTGATGAGCTGGGAATACACACGCGTCCGGCGTCAATCTTAGTTCAAGCTGCAAGCAAATATAATACGGAGGTGAACATCGAATATAACGGCCGAACCGTTAACCTGAAATCGATTGTGGGCGTGATGTCTTTGGGGGTTCCGCAAGGAGCTCAAATTCAAATTGCTGCGGCTGGCTCCGATGCGGATAAGGCGATCGAAGGGATTGAAGAAGCTTTGAAAAAGGAAGGGCTCGGCGAACCATGCGAAATCAGTTGA